In a single window of the Anabas testudineus chromosome 19, fAnaTes1.2, whole genome shotgun sequence genome:
- the frmpd2 gene encoding tyrosine-protein phosphatase non-receptor type 13: MGTFVTLAEVLEARGSPLDEDEVWCLLFATTEALLDISKKGSCNKCSVLSPGSVLLSANGSLAFKSCARCEDVASFTAPEVQQGHAGTTRSAAEKTVVYSLGMTLYWCADYHLPQNQPVQLSAELEGLLLSMCEDTVVKRTDLLTVLETCELHHKVAMLPPAERLIRQLVEDVYRNSVDQVPMAENGSQLTDRSQMVRDRLHRGSCSNSWALKKKISRTFSGASYPSEPPGIPSGSRHRESYGSWQQLNRSPCSPYMDGNRNTKSRSLTQFDSTMSLNDKKVKDLGPEFFRMLDEPQVVLELPGSIVSKRGKSPTTQRELSVVMPNGQSILVKCEVKSRGGDVFDMIVAHSNLVEHFYFGLAYTDDNEFFFVDNDIKISKVAPDSWKKVPTATFVLFFRVKFFVNDISLLLHKQTRHQYYLQLRRDLLEDRLSCHEETALYLGALALQTEYGNYMPEVFGRNYYRPDQYISKSVMEKRALPYIQGELLRLHISNAQLLTDESELEFLKVCQQLPEYGVLFHRAMREKKPLEGEIILGVCAKGVIIYEVKDGCRSTSQNFYWRETATISSHRRKFVIESRGSKKYIFITERSKIAKYLCKLCSAQHKFNTEMNSRQLSHNLVSEENIVQYAAVRCSQSSRLKSFSCSETPQDDSGLTTPQDESLTKLCDDVAARIEARMKQQSFNEQSSLRSSTAVRSPAFSQRTRSEAPSGSPAARETPTKLGSSAEREVICVTLKKDPKLGLGIVIVGEDAVGRYDLGIFVASIVPGGPADADGRIRPGGRLISLNHISLEGVTFNEAAEVMQSSPEEVQLIVSQPKGALFPFPPSPSSARSSVLRNYESQTTLMADSRSGDESLDEIISVMMTPKTSNRLHIPREVRVVGAQDSCSLSPSLNCVRPEEITVEIRKIAGILGISISGGINTNLCNGGIYIKSLVPGGAAERDGRVHAGDRLLEVDGINFQGFTYEQAVECLSKTGEVVTLVVERESMNIPRVSLNADSSSMSSKSISPHASHLTLNSCSSISTASQTKTERPGEYSFVSDDNTQDVTLTKSANGLGFSFLMCELDPPTKDFGSLIRIKELFPDQPAQQSGRIQEGDVLLAINGQSLKDMSYPKVLKLFKTSPHEVRLTLCRPPPGILPSIDQFTGT; encoded by the exons ATGGGCACGTTTGTGACCCTGGCAGAAGTGTTGGAGGCCCGGGGTTCACCGCTGGACGAAGACGAGGTCTGGTGTCTGCTGTTCGCCACCACTGAGGCCTTATTGGACATCTCCAAAAAAG gTTCATGTAACAAGTGCAGCGTGCTGAGCCCGGGCTCGGTGCTACTGTCAGCCAATGGGAGTCTGGCTTTCAAAAGCTGTGCCCGATGCGAAGACGTGGCCTCCTTCACAGCTCCAGAGGTCCAACAGGGTCACGCTGGCACAACGAGGAGTGCAGCCGAAAAG ACGGTTGTATACTCACTGGGGATGACTCTTTATTGGTGCGCTGATTATCATCTACCTCAAAACCAG CCGGTCCAGCTTAGTGCAGAGCTGGAGGGTTTGCTCCTGAGCATGTGTGAGGACACGGTGGTGAAGAGGACCGACCTGCTAACGGTGCTGGAGACCTGTGAGCTTCACCACAAGGTTGCGATGCTGCCTCCTGCTGAACGCCTCATCAGACAGCTGGTCGAAGACGTGTACAGAAACTCA GTTGATCAAGTGCCCATGGCTGAAAATGGATCCCAGCTAACAGACCGCAGTCAAATGGTCAGGGACAGATTACACA GAGGATCTTGCAGTAACTCATGGGCTCTGAAGAAGAAGATTTCTAGAACATTCTCAGGAGCATCCTATCCATCTGAGCCCCCAGG GATTCCCTCAGGAAGTCGACACAGAGAGAGTTACGGCAGCTGGCAGCAGCTGAACCGCAGCCCCTGTAGCCCGTACATGGATGGTAATCGAAACACCAAGTCAAGATCCCTCACGCAGTTTGACTCCACAATGAGTCTGAATGACAAGAAAGTGAAG GACTTGGGTCCCGAGTTTTTTCGAATGTTAGATGAACCGCAGGTTGTCTTGGAGCTGCCTGGGTCCATTGTG TCAAAGAGAGGCAAATCACCAACCACCCAGAGAGAGCTGAGTGTGGTGATGCCAAATGGTCAGAGCATCCTAGTCAAGTGTGAGGTGAAATCCAGAGGCGGAGACGTCTTTGACATGATCGTGGCTCACTCCAACCTTGTGGAACATTTCTACTTTGGCCTTGCTTACACTGATG ATAATGAATTTTTCTTTGTGGACAATGACATCAAAATTTCTAAAGTTGCTCCAGATAGCTGGAAGAAAGTGCCTACAGCCacctttgtccttttctttaGGGTCAAATTCTTTGTCAATGACATCTCTCTTCTTTT GCACAAACAGACTCGTCACCAGTATTACCTCCAACTCAGGAGAGACCTCTTGGAGGACAGGCTGTCCTGTCACGAAGAGACCGCTCTGTACCTGGGAGCTCTGGCCCTGCAGACAGAATATGGAAACTACATGCCTGAG GTGTTTGGTAGGAACTACTACCGTCCTGACCAGTACATCTCCAAGAGTGTGATGGAGAAACGTGCCTTGCCTTACATTCAGGGGGAGCTGCTACGACTCCACATCAGTAATGCTCAACTGCTCACAGACGAATCAGAGCTTGAGTTTCTCAAG GTGTGCCAGCAGTTGCCTGAATATGGCGTGTTGTTCCACCGTGCGATGCGTGAGAAGAAGCCTTTGGAGGGAGAAATCATCCTCGGGGTTTGTGCCAAAGGAGTCATCATCTATGAGGTTAAAGATGGGTGCAGGTCCACTAGTCAGAATTTCTACTGGAGGGAGACCGCAACCATCTCCTCTCAT AGGCGTAAATTTGTAATTGAGAGCCGGGGCAGCAAGAAGTACATTTTCATCACAGAAAGGTCGAAGATAGCCAAATACCTGTGTAAACTGTGTTCAGCCCAACATAAGTTCAACACTGAGATGAACTCACGCCAGCTCAGCCACAACCTGGTCTCAG AGGAGAACATCGTGCAATATGCAGCAGTGCGTTGCTCTCAGAGCAGTCGGCTCAAGTCCTTCTCATGTTCGGAGACGCCACAGGATGACAGTGGTCTGACCACGCCTCAGGACGAGTCCCTGACCAAGCTGTGTGACGATGTTGCAGCCAGGATCGAGGCTCGCATGAAACAGCAGAGCTTCAATGAGCAGAG CAGTCTGCGCAGCAGCACTGCTGTGCGTTCCCCAGCGTTCTCTCAGAGGACCAGATCTGAAGCACCCTCTGGTTCTCCGGCAGCCAGAG AAACCCCAACTAAACTGGGATCATCAGCGGAGAGGGAAGTCATATGTGTTACTTTAAAAAAGGACCCAAAGCTTGGCCTGG GTATAGTAATAGTAGGAGAGGACGCGGTTGGCCGTTATGACTTGGGCATCTTTGTTGCGTCCATTGTGCCTGGTGGACCAGCTGATGCAGACGGACGCATCAGACCAG GTGGTCGTCTGATCTCTCTGAACCACATCAGCCTGGAGGGCGTCACCTTCAATGAGGCAGCAGAGGTCATGCAGAGCAGCCCCGAGGAGGTGCAGCTCATTGTCTCACAGCCGAAAGGTGCTCTCTTCCCAT TCCCCCCGAGTCCCAGTAGTGCACGCTCTTCTGTGTTGAGGAACTATGAATCCCAGACCACGCTGATGGCAGACAGTCGATCAGGAGATGAAAGCCTCGATGAAATCATTTCGGTCATGATGACGCCGAAGACCAGCAACAGGCTGCACATCCCCCGTGAAGTACGAGTTGTAGGTGCACAG gacagctgctctctgtctccttctctaaACTGTGTGAGGCCGGAAGAGATCACAGTGGAGATTAGGAAGATAGCAGGAATTCTGGGAATCAGCATTTCT GGTGGAATCAACACTAACCTCTGTAATGGAGGAATCTACATTAAGAGCCTTGTTCCCGGAGGGGCGGCTGAGAGAGATGGACGTGTACATGCAG GTGACAGACTGTTGGAGGTGGATGGCATCAACTTCCAGGGCTTCACCTATGAGCAAGCTGTGGAGTGTCTGAGTAAAACTGGAGAG GTGGTCACCTTGGTTGTGGAGAGGGAGTCGATGAACATCCCCAGGGTCTCTCTCaatgcagacagcagcagcatgtctaGTAAGAGCATCAGTCCACATGCCAGCCACCTGACACTCAACAGCTGCTCATCCATCAGTACAGCTTCACAAACGAAGACGGAGCGACCCGGGGAGTACAGCTTTGTCAGCGACG ATAACACCCAGGATGTGACTCTCACAAAGAGTGCCAATGGCCTAGGCTTCAGTTTCCTCATGTGTGAGCTGGATCCGCCCACCAAGGATTTTGGCAGCTTGATCCGGATAAAGGAGCTTTTCCCCGACCAGCCGGCTCAGCAGAGCGGCAGGATACAGGAGGGGGACGTCCTGTTGGCCATCAACGGACAGTCCCTCAAAGACATGTCCTATCCA AAGGTGCTAAAGTTGTTCAAAACGTCTCCACACGAGGTGCGACTGACTCTCTGTCGGCCTCCCCCAg GGATTCTTCCTTCTATTGATCAGTTCACCGGCACATGA